In Heliomicrobium gestii, a single genomic region encodes these proteins:
- a CDS encoding response regulator, producing the protein MTEPKKHRIMLVDDSPFIHKALSKALEPAGYEICGVFRNGQLAVENYSILLPDLLIMDITMPVMDGVEAAREISARHPGAKIMMLSAMGDEEILEEARAAGASGFMTKPFSNPELLEAVEKQLSAS; encoded by the coding sequence ATGACAGAGCCGAAAAAACACCGGATCATGCTCGTCGACGACTCCCCCTTCATCCACAAGGCCCTGAGCAAAGCCCTCGAACCGGCCGGGTATGAGATCTGCGGCGTCTTTCGCAACGGCCAACTCGCGGTGGAGAATTACAGCATCCTGCTGCCGGATCTGCTGATCATGGACATCACCATGCCGGTCATGGACGGTGTGGAAGCGGCGCGGGAGATCAGCGCCCGCCACCCCGGCGCCAAGATCATGATGCTGAGCGCCATGGGGGACGAAGAGATCCTGGAAGAAGCCCGCGCCGCCGGCGCGAGCGGGTTTATGACCAAGCCCTTTTCCAATCCCGAACTGCTGGAAGCAGTGGAGAAACAACTGAGCGCCTCCTGA
- a CDS encoding chemotaxis protein CheA, producing the protein MHYRFGPDDLEMLQAFTDEAGEYLQRVEEELLQLEASEAKPGSINDIFRHIHTIKGLASFFGFSEITRLSHEAEFLLDSARSGRAHLDGARIGLLLDAVDALGELLGQLRAACEASSPGAGVQVAFLTDRDLEGLIGQLEAALPPKQAAAAASGQGETAAAGEGDDSDKGDESVVSGGQFDPVVDSKAGSAGAADAVGAGTGEAPPAPGDAKGTAGTVCPEGASAAASTSQEDELLVVIKGKAGKAAVENFLIEAEEHSEIVCDQLLIALDGDPGDTSAMAELFRRVHTLKGNLGLLLSFNTPEGSLWLPIKETMEVFQRMEEMLERVRALRLPMPAWAIDLCFACMDALRRLVQMVRSGEGHSDPANPPLLLQLDDGRLRLEQGDASNAAAEPSPAVEGQGTEPAEWAGQPGMVASADTPSLPAERDEAPVVSDPKEGGGQADGCPVDHQGSDGKDAKGSSGSNGGDGSKGAPGDNGANSGNGANRGNGASGGNGAKRSGQENGNGHSVRVSEEKLTRLMNAIGELAVTKNAFSQIARKLMMEYNLPVISREVKEAGQWVERISAELEDAIMAMRMTEVRMVFQKFPRVIRDIALQTGKRIQLIMEGEETELDRTIIEQIGDPLMHLVRNAADHGIEPEADRNAAGKPPQGRVWLRAYSRGKDVFIEIEDDGRGMDPQKLKAKAVEKGFITAAQAEEMSDAQAFQLIFLPGFSTARAVSEISGRGVGMDVVRNNIAALRGTVAVHSRLGQGTKMTMQLPLTLVVSRGLLVEAAGQLLILPLENVIETIKVPADRFVFRRGRRMLQHRGGVLGVLSLAGILGMPELPPDGQTPVVVLSDGNLKVGVVVDRLIDEQDVLVKALPDYLASLPGMGGATIMGDGRVALVMNAVEVIQMATGGGRQSG; encoded by the coding sequence TTGCACTATCGTTTTGGTCCCGATGACCTGGAGATGCTGCAAGCCTTCACCGATGAGGCGGGCGAGTACCTCCAGCGGGTCGAGGAAGAACTCTTGCAACTGGAAGCGTCAGAGGCAAAGCCCGGCTCGATCAACGACATCTTCCGCCATATTCACACCATCAAAGGGCTCGCCTCTTTTTTCGGTTTTTCCGAGATCACCCGCCTCAGCCATGAGGCGGAGTTTCTCCTCGACAGCGCGCGCAGCGGTCGCGCCCACCTGGACGGTGCGCGCATCGGCCTGCTGCTCGATGCCGTCGACGCCCTCGGGGAGTTGCTGGGCCAACTGCGCGCGGCTTGTGAGGCGTCCTCGCCTGGCGCCGGCGTGCAGGTGGCCTTTTTGACCGACCGCGACCTGGAGGGGTTGATCGGCCAATTGGAGGCAGCGTTGCCGCCGAAGCAAGCGGCTGCGGCAGCCTCGGGTCAGGGCGAAACCGCTGCGGCAGGCGAGGGCGACGACAGTGACAAGGGGGACGAAAGCGTCGTTTCCGGTGGACAGTTCGACCCTGTGGTCGATTCGAAGGCGGGAAGCGCCGGCGCCGCTGACGCCGTCGGCGCCGGAACGGGAGAAGCGCCGCCAGCGCCAGGCGACGCAAAGGGAACGGCAGGAACGGTATGCCCCGAAGGGGCGTCTGCTGCTGCTTCGACTTCCCAAGAGGATGAACTCCTCGTTGTGATCAAAGGCAAAGCCGGCAAGGCGGCTGTGGAGAATTTCCTGATCGAAGCGGAAGAACACAGCGAGATTGTCTGTGACCAGCTCCTGATCGCCCTTGACGGCGATCCCGGCGACACATCGGCCATGGCGGAACTCTTCCGGCGTGTTCACACCCTCAAGGGAAACCTCGGTCTCTTGCTCAGTTTCAACACGCCGGAAGGTTCGCTCTGGCTGCCGATAAAAGAAACGATGGAAGTGTTCCAAAGGATGGAAGAGATGCTGGAAAGAGTGCGCGCCCTTCGGCTGCCCATGCCCGCTTGGGCGATCGACCTCTGTTTTGCCTGTATGGATGCGTTGCGCCGCCTCGTCCAGATGGTCCGCTCCGGTGAAGGCCATTCCGACCCGGCCAACCCGCCGCTGCTGCTGCAACTGGACGACGGGCGTCTCCGGTTGGAACAAGGCGATGCAAGCAACGCCGCTGCCGAGCCGTCTCCTGCCGTCGAAGGGCAAGGGACAGAGCCGGCGGAATGGGCGGGACAACCGGGAATGGTCGCTTCGGCCGATACACCGTCCCTTCCTGCGGAACGGGACGAGGCGCCAGTGGTGAGCGATCCGAAGGAGGGCGGCGGCCAGGCAGACGGTTGCCCAGTGGACCATCAGGGGAGCGACGGAAAGGACGCAAAAGGGTCAAGCGGCTCGAACGGTGGAGACGGCAGCAAGGGAGCACCAGGAGACAACGGAGCAAACAGTGGAAACGGCGCCAATCGTGGCAATGGGGCAAGCGGTGGAAACGGCGCTAAACGAAGTGGCCAGGAAAACGGCAACGGCCACTCGGTCCGAGTCAGCGAAGAGAAGCTGACCCGTTTGATGAACGCCATCGGCGAACTGGCCGTCACGAAAAACGCCTTCAGCCAGATCGCCCGCAAACTGATGATGGAGTACAACCTGCCGGTCATTTCCCGAGAAGTGAAAGAAGCCGGCCAATGGGTCGAGCGCATCTCGGCGGAACTGGAAGACGCCATCATGGCGATGCGCATGACCGAAGTCCGCATGGTCTTTCAGAAGTTCCCCCGCGTCATCCGCGATATCGCCCTGCAAACGGGGAAGCGGATCCAACTGATCATGGAGGGGGAAGAGACGGAACTGGACCGCACGATCATCGAACAGATTGGCGATCCCCTCATGCACCTCGTCCGCAACGCCGCCGATCACGGCATCGAGCCGGAAGCCGACCGCAACGCCGCCGGCAAGCCGCCCCAGGGACGAGTCTGGCTGCGCGCCTACAGCCGCGGCAAAGACGTGTTTATTGAGATCGAAGACGATGGCCGCGGCATGGACCCGCAGAAGCTGAAGGCGAAAGCCGTCGAGAAAGGCTTCATCACGGCGGCCCAGGCGGAGGAAATGAGCGACGCCCAAGCGTTCCAACTGATCTTCCTCCCCGGCTTCAGCACCGCTCGGGCCGTATCGGAGATCTCCGGCCGGGGCGTGGGGATGGACGTGGTGCGCAACAACATCGCGGCCCTGCGCGGAACCGTCGCTGTCCACAGCCGCCTGGGGCAAGGCACCAAAATGACGATGCAACTGCCCCTGACGCTCGTCGTCTCCCGGGGCCTGCTTGTCGAGGCGGCGGGCCAACTGCTGATCCTGCCCCTGGAAAATGTGATCGAAACCATTAAGGTCCCGGCCGATCGCTTTGTCTTCCGCCGGGGCCGCCGGATGCTCCAGCACCGTGGCGGCGTGCTCGGCGTCCTCTCCCTGGCCGGCATCCTCGGGATGCCGGAACTGCCGCCGGACGGACAAACCCCCGTCGTTGTCCTCAGCGACGGCAATCTCAAGGTCGGCGTCGTCGTCGACCGCTTGATCGACGAGCAGGATGTGCTCGTCAAGGCCTTGCCCGACTACCTGGCATCGCTGCCAGGCATGGGCGGCGCCACCATCATGGGCGACGGACGGGTGGCCCTGGTGATGAACGCCGTCGAAGTCATTCAGATGGCGACCGGCGGCGGGCGGCAATCGGGCTGA
- a CDS encoding response regulator, translated as MAHILVVDDSAMVRRYHAYILTSLGYDVEESEDGVLALETLLQGDHVLIITDINMPRMDGFRFIAEVRDMPAHRHTPIIIVTTQDHAVDAARGLELGANVYVVKPTEPEKLVHWVRRLLPGTGGEEA; from the coding sequence ATGGCACACATCTTAGTTGTTGACGATTCTGCCATGGTGAGACGATACCATGCCTATATCCTGACTTCCCTCGGTTATGACGTGGAGGAGTCGGAAGACGGCGTCCTGGCCCTGGAAACGCTGCTGCAAGGCGATCATGTCCTGATCATCACCGATATCAACATGCCGCGCATGGACGGCTTCCGGTTCATCGCAGAGGTGCGCGACATGCCGGCCCACCGCCATACTCCGATCATCATCGTCACCACCCAGGACCACGCCGTCGACGCGGCGCGAGGACTGGAACTGGGGGCCAATGTATACGTGGTCAAGCCGACGGAGCCGGAAAAGCTGGTTCACTGGGTCCGGCGGTTGCTTCCGGGGACCGGCGGAGAGGAGGCCTGA
- a CDS encoding CheR family methyltransferase gives MALATDLYQRFTELIYKRTGIWFEPHKLYYVEKRISERMEELDLIDYREYYHLIKFSNDTTELELLINRLTVNETYFFRDFPQLAGFAEAVLPEVVQAKHGSGERKLKIWSAGCATGEEPYTLAIILLEMLPDPKSWEIEIVATDINTQVLEAARKGYYSARSVKDVPLEYLERYFTSRLDMHLINLNVKKMVQFRHLNLMDQTGMQEQSGFDFIFCRNVLIYFNPESRLKVLENFYRSIRSGGFIYLGHSESVSRITEAFKMKRVGGNIVYYKP, from the coding sequence ATGGCCTTGGCGACTGACCTCTACCAGCGCTTTACCGAGTTGATCTACAAACGGACGGGCATCTGGTTTGAGCCGCACAAACTCTACTATGTGGAAAAGCGCATCAGCGAACGGATGGAAGAACTGGACCTCATCGACTACCGCGAATACTACCACTTGATCAAATTTTCCAACGACACGACGGAACTCGAGTTATTGATCAACCGGCTCACCGTCAATGAGACCTATTTTTTTCGAGATTTTCCCCAACTGGCTGGTTTTGCCGAGGCGGTGCTGCCGGAGGTTGTCCAGGCCAAGCATGGCAGCGGCGAACGGAAGCTGAAGATCTGGAGCGCCGGATGCGCCACCGGCGAGGAACCGTACACCCTCGCCATCATCCTCTTGGAGATGCTGCCGGATCCGAAGTCCTGGGAGATCGAGATCGTGGCCACCGACATCAACACACAGGTCCTGGAAGCGGCCCGCAAGGGGTACTACAGCGCCCGTTCGGTCAAGGATGTTCCGCTTGAATACCTGGAGCGATATTTCACCAGCCGGCTGGACATGCACCTGATCAACCTGAACGTGAAAAAAATGGTTCAGTTCAGGCACTTGAACCTGATGGACCAAACGGGGATGCAGGAACAGTCGGGGTTTGATTTTATATTTTGCCGCAATGTGCTCATCTACTTTAATCCGGAGTCGCGCCTGAAAGTCCTGGAGAACTTTTATCGTTCCATCCGAAGCGGCGGTTTCATCTACCTCGGCCATTCCGAGTCGGTCAGCCGGATCACGGAAGCCTTCAAGATGAAGCGGGTCGGCGGAAACATCGTGTACTACAAGCCGTAG